Within the Catalinimonas niigatensis genome, the region TATGTTGCCAAAACCAGAGAACTGGTAGGCTACGAAATTCCTTTGGGCATAGACCATCTGGGACATATGGGCGTCAATAGCATGATTAAGCTGGGTAAAGCCTTTGAACCCTACACACTTTCCTGGCTGGAAGATATGGTGCCCTGGCAAAATTATGAAGACTGGAAGACGATCTCCGAGGCTCTGGATACACCTACCATGACCGGTGAGGATATTTACCACAAAAATAACTTTCGTGACCTGATTGTCAACAAAGCAGTGGATATTGTTCATCCCGATCCGGGCAGCACTGGCGGCTTATTGCAAACCAAACTGATTGGTGACATGGCTGAAGAATATGGCATTGCGATGGCAGTCCATCATGCCGCCTCTCCGGTATCTTTTATGGGTACAGTGCATGCCATTGCCGCCACACAAAATTTTATTGCCCTGGAGCATCATTCGGTAGATACTGAGTGGTGGGAAGATCTGGTTACTGGAATTGAGAAGCCTATTGTGCAAAATGGTTATGTCAATGTACCTGAGAAGCCGGGTATTGGAGTAGAATTGAATGAGGATGTGGTAAAAGAGCATCTGGCCAAAGGAGAGAAGTATTTTGCGCCTACTCCTGAATGGGATGAACTTCGTTCCTGGGACAGAATCTGGAGTTAAAACATATTATTTATTTCATTATACAATCTAAACATCATGAGTTCAAAGAAAATACATGAGTTGCTGAAAATGCCTGCGCTAAAAAGTTCAGTTCAAAATGGCCATAGCTCCGTTGAGGTGGAGAGGAAGGAAAACCAGGAGAAAAGCAACGGGCGACGTGAGTTCTTTCAAAAAGCTGGTCTGGGTGGTTTGGCTTTGGGAGGGTTCATGAACAAATCCATTGAAGAGACCCTGGAGTTTTCTACGCAAAAAGTCAACAAATATTCTGCTCCTTCAGACTTGAAGATCACAGATCTGCGTGTAGTGGAAATAGCCAATGCACCTATGCCTTGTCCTGTCATCAGAATTGATACCAATCAGGGAATTTATGGTTTGGGCGAAGTCAGAGACCATGCCAGCCCTAAATATGCACTATTTCTGAAAAGCAGAATACTGGGAGAGAACCCTTGCAATGTGGACCGTATCTTCAAAAAGATCAAGCAATTCGGAGGACATTCACGTCAGGCTGGTGGCGTATGTGCGGTAGAAATGGCGCTCTGGGATTTGGCAGGCAAAGCCTATAATGTTCCGGCTTATCAGTTGGTAGGAGGCAAGTTCCGCGATAAGGTAAGACTTTACTGTGATACAGCAGGCTCAGACGACCCGGTAGAATATGCTAACAGAATGAAGGCCAGGGTAGATCAGGGCTTTACTTTCCTGAAAATAGACTTCGGTGTGCAGATGATCAAAGATGAAGAAAATATGGTCATCAACAGAAAAATGTATGATATTGGTCAGCAGTGGAGCCGGGAGTATGGAAGCTATGGTGTAACAGCTCACCCCTTTACAGGAATACAAATTACCGATGAAGGTCTGGAAAAAATGGTAGAATATGTGAAGCAGATCAGGGATATAGTAGGCTACGAAGTTCCTTTGGCTGCCGATCATTTTGGGCACTTTGATACCAATGAGTGTATCCGCCTGGGTAATGCTCTGGAGCCATATCGTTTAGCCTATCTGGAGGATCTGGTGCCCTGGCAGTATACTGAAAAGTGGAAGGAAATTACCAACAATATTACTACCCCTACGCTTACTGGTGAAGATATCTTCCTGAAAGAAGAGTTCATTAAGCTCATTGATGCACGTGCCATAGATTTGATTCATCCTGATCTCGCTTCATCGGGAGGAATTCTGGAAACCAAAAAGATTGGTGATTATGCAGAGGAAAGAGGTATTCCGATGATGATGCACTTTGCCGGTACTCCGGTGTCTATGATGGCCAATGTACATTGCGCAGCCGCTACTCAAAATTTCATCGCACTGGAGCACCACTCAGTAGACATCCCCTGGTGGGAAGACCTGGTCACCGGTGACAAGCCTATCGTTCAGGATGGCCATGTGACCGTTCCTGAGAAGCCGGGATTGGGTGTGGAACTGAACGAAGATGTGGTCAAAGAACACATGAAAAAGGGGACCAAATATTTTGCACCCACGCCTGAGTGGGATACCATAGACTCGGCCGACAGACTCTGGAGCTGATAATCTTTAAAGAAAGTGCCATTCCAAGTTAGGTTTGGCACTTTTTTGCTTTTATCTTACGCAGAAAACGCAATTTGCATCATGCGATCTTGTTGCATGCAATACAAAAACCTATGAAGCAGACAAAACCTATCTACAAGATTATCCTAAGTCTGGCCGCGGTCTGTGCGCTGGCAGTCATTATTATGTTTTTTCTGGATGTCGGGAAGACCACAGGGCTTGTACTTACCGCTTTTTTCCTTTTCCTGGCTATAGCTTTTCGGGGCTTCCCCTTACTTCGGGGCTTTTCTTTTACAGTCATCATCTTTGCCTCAGTCACCATAGCCATGTTTTACCCTTCCTACTTTCAGGAAATCAACGGCTTTGATCTTAAAAACCTATTCAATCCATTGCTGCAGATCATCATGTTTGGCATGGGTACAGCCATGAGTATCAAAGATTTTGCGGGCGTGGTGAAAATGCCAAAAGGTGTGTTTCTGGGAATGTTTTTTCAGTTTACCATCATGCCCTTTGTAGGTTTTGGCCTGGCCAATCTGTTGGGCGTCGCCCCTGAAATCGCTGCTGGTATCATCCTGATAGGAGCTTCCCCCAGTGGGCTGGCATCTAATGTCATGGCTTATCTTGCAAAAGCGAATTTAGCGCTATCCGTTACCCTTACTGCTTTTGCTACCCTTCTCGCTCCTTTTATCACACCCAATATGATGGCCTGGCTGGGTGGAGAATTTGTGCAGGTAGATGTATTAGGAATGATGTGGAGTATGGTAAAAATTGTTGTCTTACCTGTTACAGCAGGTTTGGTCTTTAATTACTTTTTCCACGGAAAACTCAAGTGGTTGGATGATGCCATGCCCATCATTTCTATGTTTGGCATCGCCTATATCATCACCATCATCACTGCTGCCGGTCGTGATGAATTGCTCAATGTGGGTTTAACGCTGATTGTTGCGGGTTTCTTTCACAATATTTCTGGTTATTTTCTGGGTTACTGGGGAGCACGCCTGTCCAAAATGGCAGAGCGAGATTGCCGTACCATTGCCCTGGAAGTAGGGATGCAAAACGGAGGTCTGGCTTCTGCGCTTGCCAATGAGATGGGCAAAGTAGCTACCGTAGGTTTGGCTCCGGCAATTTTTGGTCCGGTCATGAATATCACCGGCTCTTCACTGGCTACTTACTGGAGAGGGAAACCAGTTGATGAAGATGATGAGCAGCTTAAAAAAGGAGAGAGAGAGAAAACAAAACTGGAACATGACAAAGCAGCTACCTAAGTGAGATTATGAAAACGATCTATCTATTCTTCTCATTATCCATCTTACTCATGGCCTGTCAGTCAACTTCTGTAAACGAAACAGAAGAAGCTGAAACCGCTACGGATTTTACCGACGAATTACGTTTTGAACTGGAAGATAACCTGCTCAAGGTCTGGTATCCCCGAACCATTGACAGTACTATGGGTGGATTTCTGAGCAACTTTACCTATGACTGGCAACAGATGGAGCGTCAGGAAAAAATGATTGTGACACAGGCGCGCCATCTGTGGACGCTTTCCAAAGCTGCTCAGCTGTATCCGGATGAGTCTTTGTACCAGGAAGCTGCCCGGCATGGGTATGAATTTCTGAAGGAGAATATGTGGGACAAAGAATATGGAGGCTTCTACTGGCTGGTAGACAGATCAGGTAAGCCTATCATGGAGGGAGTGGACAACCAGCTCAAACGGGTATATGGAAATGCTTTTGGAATTTATGCGCTGGCTGCTTATTCTGAAATTTCAGAGGATGAAGAAGTGTTAAATTTTGCTCAGCAGGCATTTCGCTGGTTGGATGAACATGCCCATGATCCTGAACTACTGGGGTATCATCCTACTCTGACACGGGAAGGAGAGGTGATTGACAGCAGCATGTTTAAGCAGGAATTTCCCACACAAAGCTATTATTACAAAGATCAGAATACCAGCATACATGTGCTGGAAGCCCTGACTGGACTTTACCATGTATGGCCAAATGATACACTGGAAGAAAGACTGCAAGAAATGTTTCATCTGGTGAGAGACAAAATGGTATCAGACAAGGGCTATCTGCGGCTCTTCTTTTACAATGACTGGACTCCGGTATCCTACCTGGATTCAGCGGAAACCGTGAGGGAAGCCAATTATGGGATTGATCATGTATCCTTTGGTCATGATATTGAAACAGCTTATCTGCTACTGGAAGCTTCCGAAGCATTGGAAGAATATGAGTACACGCAGACTTTGGAGAAAGCCAAACAGATGGTAGACCATACCCTGGATACTGGTTTTGATCCTGAAAATAGCGGGATTCTGGAAAGGGGCTATTATTTGCCGGGAGAGGAAAAGATTACCATTCTGGATGATAGAAAAAACTGGTGGTCGCAGGCAGAAGGACTGAATTCGCTGTACCTCTTTTCCACTTTCTATCCGGAGGATAGCATTTATAAAAAGGAGTTTGACAGATTATGGAATTATACCAAAACCTATGTGATAGATCATGAACATGGAGACTGGTATAACTACGGATTAGATACCCATCCTTCATCCAAAAATGACCAAAAAGCACAAATCTGGAAAGGAAATTATCATAATGGGCGCACCTTGTTTAATTTACTGAGGATGGCTCAGCAAGGAAACCTGTGATAGTAGCTTTTTTTGGTAGGTGAATCATCGTTTTGCAGAATATTATGCAATAGTTTACATCTGTTGTAAAGTGGGCAATTCCTCAGGTTCTATATGATGACGCAGTAGTAGATTGTGTCCTCATTCAAAACCTGAATATCATGCGGGTGCTTTCCAAAAGTTTAAGCCGATTAAATCTTAAGAAATTTTATCTCACCACCCTCCTCATTCTCACTTTGATGATCGTATTAGTGCAATGGCTTAATATCCATATGCTGGATACGCATCGCGAAAACAGCAGACTACTAGAACTGGCAGGAAAACAAAAATTATTAAGTCAGCAGATCCTC harbors:
- a CDS encoding mandelate racemase/muconate lactonizing enzyme family protein — encoded protein: MSSKKIHELLKMPALKSSVQNGHSSVEVERKENQEKSNGRREFFQKAGLGGLALGGFMNKSIEETLEFSTQKVNKYSAPSDLKITDLRVVEIANAPMPCPVIRIDTNQGIYGLGEVRDHASPKYALFLKSRILGENPCNVDRIFKKIKQFGGHSRQAGGVCAVEMALWDLAGKAYNVPAYQLVGGKFRDKVRLYCDTAGSDDPVEYANRMKARVDQGFTFLKIDFGVQMIKDEENMVINRKMYDIGQQWSREYGSYGVTAHPFTGIQITDEGLEKMVEYVKQIRDIVGYEVPLAADHFGHFDTNECIRLGNALEPYRLAYLEDLVPWQYTEKWKEITNNITTPTLTGEDIFLKEEFIKLIDARAIDLIHPDLASSGGILETKKIGDYAEERGIPMMMHFAGTPVSMMANVHCAAATQNFIALEHHSVDIPWWEDLVTGDKPIVQDGHVTVPEKPGLGVELNEDVVKEHMKKGTKYFAPTPEWDTIDSADRLWS
- a CDS encoding bile acid:sodium symporter family protein codes for the protein MKQTKPIYKIILSLAAVCALAVIIMFFLDVGKTTGLVLTAFFLFLAIAFRGFPLLRGFSFTVIIFASVTIAMFYPSYFQEINGFDLKNLFNPLLQIIMFGMGTAMSIKDFAGVVKMPKGVFLGMFFQFTIMPFVGFGLANLLGVAPEIAAGIILIGASPSGLASNVMAYLAKANLALSVTLTAFATLLAPFITPNMMAWLGGEFVQVDVLGMMWSMVKIVVLPVTAGLVFNYFFHGKLKWLDDAMPIISMFGIAYIITIITAAGRDELLNVGLTLIVAGFFHNISGYFLGYWGARLSKMAERDCRTIALEVGMQNGGLASALANEMGKVATVGLAPAIFGPVMNITGSSLATYWRGKPVDEDDEQLKKGEREKTKLEHDKAAT
- a CDS encoding AGE family epimerase/isomerase, which codes for MKTIYLFFSLSILLMACQSTSVNETEEAETATDFTDELRFELEDNLLKVWYPRTIDSTMGGFLSNFTYDWQQMERQEKMIVTQARHLWTLSKAAQLYPDESLYQEAARHGYEFLKENMWDKEYGGFYWLVDRSGKPIMEGVDNQLKRVYGNAFGIYALAAYSEISEDEEVLNFAQQAFRWLDEHAHDPELLGYHPTLTREGEVIDSSMFKQEFPTQSYYYKDQNTSIHVLEALTGLYHVWPNDTLEERLQEMFHLVRDKMVSDKGYLRLFFYNDWTPVSYLDSAETVREANYGIDHVSFGHDIETAYLLLEASEALEEYEYTQTLEKAKQMVDHTLDTGFDPENSGILERGYYLPGEEKITILDDRKNWWSQAEGLNSLYLFSTFYPEDSIYKKEFDRLWNYTKTYVIDHEHGDWYNYGLDTHPSSKNDQKAQIWKGNYHNGRTLFNLLRMAQQGNL